The Zalophus californianus isolate mZalCal1 chromosome 8, mZalCal1.pri.v2, whole genome shotgun sequence genome has a segment encoding these proteins:
- the C1GALT1C1L gene encoding LOW QUALITY PROTEIN: C1GALT1-specific chaperone 1-like protein (The sequence of the model RefSeq protein was modified relative to this genomic sequence to represent the inferred CDS: inserted 6 bases in 4 codons; substituted 4 bases at 4 genomic stop codons) — MCTSIVLGSIYSVLIIMWPINIQQRXNNHDPYHLCPPNRKDFLNIPGVRRTDLNNSRYADSISLGESXNEHYXAVRKETWTKHSDKAEPYSTKNLWLQMRTTXKHVFEKHGENYNWFFLARPTTFAVIDNSVYLLFTRALSQPFYLGHTIXHGNLPYVTVXREIVKYRVXKTAFSAKSEKCAYRSVVWKLSEDIQPAIGLKQAGVLAENAEESEGRVVFNSKPFAHLIQETMYNNPKQVVEGCCSGMAITFNGPAPRKMIVMVXALVQGIHYFNSTLIFLPPNGSEND, encoded by the exons ATGTGTACCAG tatAGTGCTTGGGAGCATTTATTCTGTTTTGATAATTATGTGGCCAATTAACATTCAACAGA TTAACAACCATGATCCCTATCACCTTTGCCCGCCAAacagaaaagatttcttaaacattcCAGGAGTGCGACGCACGGATCTTAATAACAGTCGCTATGCTGATTCTATCAGCCTTGGAGAAT AAAATGAGCATTACTAGGCTGTGCGGAAAGAGACTTGGACCAAACACAGTGACAAAGCAGAGCCCTACAGTACTAAAAATCTGTGGTTACAGATGAGGACAACTTAGAAACATGTATTTGAAAAGCATGGCGAAAACTACAACTGGTTCTTTCTTGCACGTCCCACTACATTTGCTGTCATTGACAATTCAGTGTACCTGTTGTTTACTAGGGCTTTATCACAACCTTTCTATCTGGGCCACACTAT ACATGGCAACCTCCCATACGTGACTGTGTAAAGAGAAATTGTCAAGTATAGAGTCTGAAAGACAGCCTTCTCTGCCAAGTCTGAGAAGTGTGCATATCGAAGTGTGGTTTGGAAGTTATCTGAAGACATTCAGCCGGCAATTGGCCTCAAACAAGCTGGAGTTCTAGCAGAAAATGCAGAGGAGTCTGAAGGAAGAGTTGTATTTAATTCAAAACCATTTGCACATCTTATTCAAGAGACAATGTATAATAATCCTAAGCAAGTAGTAGAAGGCTGCTGTTCAGGTATGGCTATTACTTTTAATGGACCAGCTCCCAGAAAGATGATAGTAATGGT TGCACTGGTTCAGGGCATTCATTATTTCAACAGTACACTGATTTTCTTACCTCCAAATGGTTCAGAAAATGACTGA